In the Shewanella sp. OMA3-2 genome, one interval contains:
- the xthA gene encoding exodeoxyribonuclease III — protein MKIVSFNINGIRARLHQLQALIDSHQPDIIGLQETKVHDEAFPLADVEAMGYKVHFHGGKAHYGVAMLSKAEPLKVIKGFESDGDDAQRRLIIGQFSQANGRVLTVINGYFPQGESIHHETKYPAKRKFYQDLMTYLTTHHTPDEDIAVIGDINISPLDLDIGIGEPNAKRWLKSGKCSFQPEEREWLKTLLDWGFVDSFRQLHPTRTERYSWFDYRSKGFDDNRGLRIDVVLATQSLVANVIESDVDYDLRAIDKPSDHAPIWSTFKA, from the coding sequence ATGAAAATTGTCTCTTTTAATATCAATGGCATTCGGGCGCGGTTACATCAACTACAGGCATTGATTGATAGCCACCAGCCAGACATTATTGGCCTACAAGAAACCAAAGTACACGATGAAGCATTTCCATTAGCCGATGTCGAAGCCATGGGTTACAAGGTTCATTTTCATGGTGGTAAAGCTCACTATGGTGTGGCTATGTTATCTAAAGCCGAACCACTTAAGGTTATAAAAGGTTTTGAAAGTGATGGTGACGATGCCCAGCGGCGTTTAATCATCGGCCAATTCAGCCAAGCGAATGGGCGTGTATTAACCGTCATCAACGGCTACTTCCCTCAGGGTGAAAGTATTCACCACGAAACAAAATACCCTGCTAAACGCAAGTTTTACCAAGACTTAATGACCTACTTAACCACTCACCACACCCCCGATGAAGACATCGCTGTGATTGGTGATATCAATATTTCACCACTTGATTTAGATATCGGTATTGGTGAGCCTAATGCTAAGCGTTGGTTAAAATCAGGCAAGTGTAGTTTTCAACCTGAAGAGCGTGAATGGTTAAAAACCTTATTAGATTGGGGTTTTGTTGACAGTTTCCGTCAATTACACCCTACACGTACAGAGCGTTACTCATGGTTTGACTATCGCAGCAAAGGCTTTGATGACAATCGTGGTCTGCGTATTGATGTGGTATTAGCCACGCAATCGTTAGTGGCTAATGTTATTGAATCTGATGTGGATTATGACCTACGCGCTATTGACAAGCCATCTGATCATGCACCGATCTGGAGCACGTTTAAAGCATAA
- a CDS encoding GGDEF domain-containing protein gives MDLEIIEEYEAITLSLPDLVFVLTESGRYTAILGGNSSDYYHNASFLKGLSLFDVLPEEKANWFIDRIQETLLSNKLNVFEYSLAADDVKDIEGGSGPIGLLRFEGRVNPLKTLRYGERAVVWVARNITERYQLEQKLIYQSQTDFLTNIINRRKFIEYLNDAYLNFKQGQQGYSLLVFDIDNFKNINDIHGHLFGDDILKKVVKICQAELKQTDIFGRLGGDEFGVIHINMSAESCIDLARRLNQQIADMHINDKKLQCGPSISIGISQFLPSDKDVEQIYHRADSALYDSKRNGKNKFSQWQ, from the coding sequence ATGGATTTAGAAATCATTGAAGAATATGAAGCCATAACTTTATCATTACCTGATTTGGTTTTTGTATTGACTGAGTCTGGTCGCTATACCGCGATACTTGGGGGCAATAGTTCTGATTATTATCATAATGCTAGCTTCCTAAAAGGGCTGAGTTTATTCGATGTATTACCAGAGGAAAAAGCAAACTGGTTTATTGACAGAATTCAAGAAACGCTACTCTCAAATAAGTTAAATGTGTTTGAATATTCACTTGCTGCTGATGACGTTAAGGATATTGAAGGTGGTTCAGGACCTATTGGCTTACTGCGATTCGAAGGGCGGGTTAATCCATTAAAAACCCTCCGCTATGGAGAAAGAGCCGTTGTTTGGGTCGCTCGTAACATCACAGAACGTTATCAATTAGAGCAAAAGTTGATTTATCAATCTCAAACTGATTTTCTAACGAACATTATTAACCGCAGGAAATTTATTGAGTATTTAAATGATGCTTATTTAAATTTCAAACAAGGTCAACAAGGTTACAGCTTGTTAGTTTTCGATATAGATAATTTTAAAAATATTAATGATATCCATGGACACCTTTTTGGCGATGATATTCTCAAAAAAGTTGTTAAAATATGTCAAGCTGAACTTAAGCAAACCGATATATTTGGCCGCCTTGGTGGTGATGAATTTGGTGTTATTCATATTAATATGTCTGCAGAATCTTGTATTGATTTAGCCCGACGTTTAAATCAGCAGATTGCAGATATGCATATTAACGATAAAAAACTGCAGTGTGGTCCGTCAATCAGTATTGGGATCAGTCAGTTCTTGCCCAGTGATAAAGATGTAGAGCAAATTTATCATCGCGCAGATAGTGCTTTATATGACTCAAAACGAAATGGGAAAAATAAATTCTCACAATGGCAATAG
- the bioD gene encoding dethiobiotin synthase, producing the protein MYFVTGTDTDSGKTLISSALLSLAKGKKCGFKPIASGCVLTPDGLRNSDAQALMAQSNMGLSYQQVNPIAFEPAIAPHIAAAQADVILSASKVVETLLATPILTADFALIEGAGGWRLPLGNHQYLSDSVKQLDAYVQTQNAERVGVILVVGMKLGCLNHALLTQQAIEADGLNIAGWVANQVDADMSEITANLSSLQQVMTAPFLGYVPHLPQANAQLAAKYIQAVDSIAQNDSLSE; encoded by the coding sequence ATTTACTTTGTTACTGGCACAGATACCGATAGCGGTAAAACCTTAATTTCTTCAGCGTTACTGTCTTTAGCCAAAGGCAAGAAGTGTGGCTTTAAACCCATAGCATCGGGCTGCGTGTTAACGCCTGATGGATTAAGAAATTCAGATGCGCAAGCGTTAATGGCACAGTCGAACATGGGCTTAAGCTATCAACAGGTTAATCCTATTGCATTTGAGCCAGCGATTGCGCCGCATATTGCCGCAGCTCAAGCGGATGTAATATTATCGGCATCCAAGGTCGTCGAAACTTTACTTGCTACGCCAATATTAACCGCAGATTTTGCCTTGATTGAAGGCGCGGGGGGGTGGCGGTTACCACTTGGCAATCATCAGTATTTGTCTGACAGTGTTAAGCAGCTGGATGCTTATGTACAAACCCAAAATGCTGAACGGGTAGGGGTTATTTTAGTGGTAGGCATGAAGCTAGGGTGTTTGAATCATGCTTTATTAACCCAGCAAGCTATTGAAGCGGATGGACTTAACATTGCTGGATGGGTGGCTAATCAAGTGGACGCTGACATGAGCGAAATAACTGCTAACCTTAGCAGTTTGCAACAAGTGATGACCGCGCCCTTTTTAGGCTATGTGCCGCACCTACCACAAGCAAATGCTCAATTAGCGGCAAAATACATTCAAGCGGTTGATAGTATTGCACAGAATGATTCGTTATCTGAATAG
- a CDS encoding methyltransferase domain-containing protein, with protein sequence MLEKSVADAFSHAASLYKQHDVLQRITAKTLQDNATLTGHVADIGCGPGTCFKAFSSVSNVTAIDIAAGMLEQVRLNYPQYSMLNCDAQSLTLSANSVDSVYSNLALQWCDDFPKAVNEIERVLVDKGVCNLAIVADGSLPELQTLGFRTNQFASMPSLLSAFGVKDATTHSSNSSWMILQASVEKITVYFDDLRSLLYSIKGVGASAGQAGSQSRTMLSKSAWQERVLLAQGLATEKGIPLTYHIAYIHAQKR encoded by the coding sequence ATGTTAGAGAAATCGGTTGCCGATGCCTTTTCCCATGCGGCCAGTCTTTATAAACAACATGATGTGTTACAGCGGATCACAGCAAAAACATTACAGGATAATGCCACATTAACCGGCCATGTTGCTGATATTGGATGTGGCCCAGGCACCTGTTTTAAGGCTTTTTCGTCGGTATCGAACGTGACAGCAATTGATATTGCCGCTGGCATGTTAGAGCAGGTCAGATTGAATTATCCTCAGTATTCAATGCTTAACTGTGATGCCCAATCTCTGACGCTTAGCGCTAATAGTGTTGACAGTGTTTACTCAAATCTTGCCCTACAATGGTGTGATGATTTCCCCAAAGCCGTTAATGAAATAGAGCGGGTGTTAGTGGATAAAGGAGTGTGTAATCTCGCCATAGTGGCCGATGGCAGTTTACCTGAGCTGCAAACATTAGGTTTTAGAACTAATCAATTTGCCAGCATGCCAAGCTTATTAAGTGCTTTTGGTGTTAAAGACGCTACAACACATTCGAGCAACAGCAGTTGGATGATTTTGCAGGCGAGTGTAGAAAAAATCACCGTCTATTTTGATGATTTACGCAGTTTACTGTATTCAATTAAAGGCGTTGGCGCATCAGCCGGACAAGCTGGCAGCCAATCGCGGACTATGTTATCAAAATCCGCCTGGCAAGAGCGGGTGTTATTAGCACAAGGACTCGCCACCGAAAAGGGTATTCCTTTGACCTATCACATAGCTTATATCCACGCGCAAAAGCGTTAA
- a CDS encoding 8-amino-7-oxononanoate synthase — MAHPLTDKITQQMAMQQANGLLRQRHELNATAHQAESVIDFSHNDYLGLASAPELADALYQGALLYGVGSKASPLVSGYSQAHTMLEQKLCDITGHQAGMLFCSGFSANNALMKTLFSTTDTVIADKLVHASIIDGIQDSGAKLLRYLHNDIDSAARLLAKHPNSVLITESVFSMDGDSAPMSDLSTLCRQHNSLLIVDDAHGFGVLNENRVTVNHADIQVVTFGKALGCQGAAILASQQVIDFLVANARHYIYSTALSPANAHLAFSALALIEQQPDRIIQLNDNIALFRCLARDAGIVLTESKTAIQPIIIGDNTSTMAVAESLAKKGFKVGAIRSPTVPQGSARLRITLNAKHTSAQIHQLVAQLAVLLIDKPIENQ, encoded by the coding sequence ATGGCGCATCCTCTTACGGATAAAATCACTCAACAAATGGCGATGCAGCAAGCAAATGGCTTGCTGCGACAACGTCATGAGCTTAATGCCACAGCCCATCAAGCAGAATCGGTTATCGATTTTAGTCACAATGATTACCTAGGTTTAGCCAGCGCGCCTGAACTTGCTGATGCGCTGTATCAAGGGGCATTACTCTATGGCGTTGGCAGCAAAGCATCGCCATTGGTTAGCGGCTATAGCCAGGCGCATACAATGCTTGAACAAAAGTTGTGCGATATAACCGGGCATCAAGCGGGAATGCTTTTTTGCTCCGGCTTTAGTGCCAATAATGCTTTGATGAAAACTCTGTTTTCAACCACTGACACAGTAATTGCCGATAAGCTGGTGCACGCTTCAATTATTGACGGCATTCAGGACAGTGGCGCAAAGTTGCTGCGTTACCTGCATAACGATATAGACAGTGCAGCCCGCCTACTGGCCAAACATCCCAATAGCGTATTAATCACCGAAAGCGTCTTTAGCATGGACGGTGATAGTGCACCAATGAGCGATTTAAGCACCCTGTGTCGGCAACACAATAGCTTGTTAATCGTCGATGATGCCCACGGTTTTGGGGTGTTAAATGAAAACCGAGTAACGGTGAATCATGCGGATATTCAAGTGGTAACCTTCGGTAAGGCATTAGGCTGCCAGGGCGCGGCCATTTTAGCCAGTCAGCAAGTGATTGATTTTTTGGTGGCCAATGCTCGCCATTATATTTATTCAACAGCCTTGTCACCGGCGAATGCCCATTTGGCTTTTTCAGCGCTGGCGTTAATTGAGCAGCAACCCGATCGCATCATTCAACTCAATGACAATATCGCCTTGTTTAGATGTTTAGCAAGGGATGCGGGCATAGTGCTCACTGAGTCAAAAACAGCAATTCAACCCATCATTATTGGCGATAACACATCGACTATGGCAGTGGCAGAATCGCTGGCTAAAAAAGGCTTTAAGGTGGGAGCAATACGCTCACCAACCGTACCTCAAGGTTCGGCCAGATTACGCATTACCTTAAATGCTAAGCATACGTCAGCACAGATCCACCAACTGGTAGCCCAGCTTGCTGTATTGTTAATAGACAAGCCAATTGAGAATCAATAG
- the bioB gene encoding biotin synthase BioB, translating into MSLAEVRNDWQKAEIEALFALPMNDLLFKAHSIHRESFDPNEVQISRLLSIKTGACPEDCKYCPQSARYDTGLEKERLLEIEKVLTEAKSAKAAGASRFCMGAAWRNPRDKDMPYLTQMVKDVRALGMETCMTLGMLSKEQSEQLAGAGLDYYNHNLDTSPEYYGDVITTRTYQSRLDTLTNVRSSGMKVCSGGIVGMGEKATDRAGLLQQLANLAQHPDSVPINMLVKVAGTPFEKIDDLDPLEFVRTIAVARIIMPKSRVRLSAGRESMSDELQSMCFFAGANSIFYGCKLLTTANPEENDDMNLFKRLGLHPEQGPVANIDQDSQMVAKASAQTAKATQQFYDAAAL; encoded by the coding sequence ATGTCGTTAGCTGAAGTTCGCAATGATTGGCAGAAAGCAGAAATTGAAGCGTTATTTGCATTGCCAATGAATGATTTACTGTTTAAAGCCCACAGTATTCATCGTGAAAGTTTTGATCCTAACGAGGTACAGATCAGCCGTTTATTGTCGATAAAAACCGGTGCTTGCCCTGAAGACTGTAAATATTGCCCACAAAGTGCGCGTTACGACACGGGTCTTGAAAAAGAACGTTTACTTGAAATTGAAAAAGTATTAACTGAAGCCAAAAGCGCCAAAGCCGCGGGTGCATCACGTTTTTGTATGGGCGCAGCATGGCGTAACCCGCGTGACAAAGACATGCCATATTTAACCCAAATGGTAAAAGATGTTCGTGCTTTAGGCATGGAAACCTGCATGACACTGGGCATGTTATCAAAAGAGCAGTCTGAGCAACTGGCTGGTGCAGGGCTTGATTACTACAACCACAACTTAGATACCTCGCCTGAATATTATGGCGATGTGATCACCACTCGCACTTATCAAAGCCGTTTAGACACATTGACTAACGTGCGTTCATCAGGCATGAAAGTCTGTTCAGGTGGGATTGTCGGTATGGGCGAGAAAGCCACTGACCGCGCAGGTTTGTTACAACAGTTAGCTAACCTAGCCCAACACCCAGATTCAGTGCCAATTAACATGCTAGTTAAAGTGGCTGGCACACCGTTTGAGAAAATAGATGATTTAGATCCACTTGAATTTGTGCGCACTATTGCCGTTGCCCGCATCATTATGCCTAAGTCTCGAGTGCGCTTATCGGCAGGGCGTGAAAGCATGAGCGATGAATTACAATCAATGTGTTTCTTTGCTGGAGCAAACTCAATTTTCTATGGTTGTAAGTTATTAACCACGGCAAACCCTGAAGAAAATGATGATATGAACTTGTTCAAACGTTTAGGGCTACACCCTGAACAAGGCCCAGTGGCGAATATTGACCAAGACAGCCAAATGGTGGCAAAAGCCAGCGCACAAACTGCTAAAGCAACCCAACAGTTTTACGATGCCGCGGCATTATAA
- the bioA gene encoding adenosylmethionine--8-amino-7-oxononanoate transaminase, producing the protein MSKLSVSQPSANKSIIDYAFDRQHIWHPYTSMTHAMPVQGVVSAQDCELVLESGRKLIDGTSSWWACVHGYGHPHIVAAMQQQLHQMSHVMFGGITHQPAIDASKLLVEMTCAKLTKVFLADSGSIAVEVALKMALQYWQGRNQPNKQKIMTVKRGYHGDTFAAMSVCDPEGGMHTMFGDNVTQQIFIAAPQTPFGFSAALTPQSQLNEQGLSIEDEVALVDAFETHHQDVAAVIIEPIMQGAGGMRFYSPAYLTRLRQLCDQFNVLLILDEIATGFGRTGKLFAYQHANIEPDLLCLGKALTGGYISLAATMCSDEVAQGISESPAGVFMHGPTFMANPLACAAATASLQLINQQQWPAQINMIEKQMIAELAAAIEYQQVKDVRVLGGVGVIEMLHPVNSAQLQQAFIDLGVWVRPFSNLIYIMPPYAIGSAQLSQLTKAMKQVAASIIEPQKEAPQMAASQKNIKKAFISHG; encoded by the coding sequence ATGAGCAAATTAAGCGTATCACAACCGTCAGCAAATAAATCAATTATTGATTACGCATTTGACCGCCAACATATTTGGCATCCTTATACGTCAATGACTCATGCAATGCCGGTGCAGGGTGTGGTGTCAGCACAAGATTGTGAGCTAGTGCTAGAGAGTGGTCGTAAGTTAATTGATGGTACCAGCTCATGGTGGGCATGTGTTCACGGCTATGGTCATCCGCATATTGTGGCGGCGATGCAACAGCAACTTCATCAAATGAGCCATGTGATGTTTGGCGGGATTACCCATCAACCCGCTATTGACGCCAGTAAGCTTTTAGTCGAGATGACGTGCGCTAAACTAACCAAGGTATTTTTAGCCGATTCTGGCTCAATTGCGGTTGAAGTGGCATTAAAAATGGCACTGCAATACTGGCAAGGGCGTAATCAGCCGAATAAGCAAAAAATAATGACCGTTAAACGCGGTTATCACGGTGATACCTTTGCCGCCATGAGCGTATGCGACCCAGAAGGGGGTATGCACACTATGTTTGGCGACAACGTCACCCAGCAAATATTTATTGCGGCGCCGCAAACCCCGTTTGGTTTCAGTGCGGCATTAACGCCTCAATCGCAGTTAAATGAGCAAGGCTTATCCATAGAAGATGAGGTCGCTTTAGTCGATGCTTTTGAAACTCACCATCAAGATGTTGCCGCGGTTATTATCGAACCCATAATGCAAGGCGCTGGCGGAATGCGCTTTTATTCCCCAGCCTATTTAACCCGATTACGTCAGCTATGCGATCAATTTAATGTCCTGCTTATACTCGATGAAATTGCTACAGGCTTTGGCCGCACTGGTAAATTGTTTGCCTATCAACATGCCAATATCGAACCCGACTTACTGTGCTTAGGTAAAGCGCTAACTGGCGGTTATATCAGCCTTGCGGCGACGATGTGCAGTGATGAAGTGGCGCAAGGCATTAGTGAATCCCCCGCCGGCGTGTTTATGCACGGACCAACGTTTATGGCTAATCCCCTCGCCTGTGCCGCGGCCACGGCCAGCTTGCAGCTCATCAATCAACAGCAATGGCCTGCACAAATCAATATGATTGAAAAACAGATGATAGCTGAACTTGCTGCTGCGATTGAATATCAGCAGGTAAAAGATGTCAGGGTGTTAGGCGGTGTTGGTGTGATTGAAATGCTGCACCCCGTGAATAGCGCCCAATTACAACAAGCATTTATCGACCTAGGCGTTTGGGTAAGGCCCTTTAGCAATTTAATTTACATTATGCCGCCCTACGCCATTGGCTCAGCCCAATTAAGTCAATTGACCAAAGCGATGAAACAGGTTGCCGCCAGTATTATAGAACCGCAAAAAGAAGCACCGCAAATGGCCGCGTCGCAAAAAAACATTAAGAAGGCATTTATTAGCCATGGGTAA
- a CDS encoding FAD:protein FMN transferase encodes MGKFRLLVALILLFPPLVQAQWHQKSFHVMGTQAHVEFWLAGSQTQVTADKLISQVEQEMHRIDEAMSPYKNTSELSLVNRHAGIEAVIISKELFELLQDADKIAKLTKGTFDITYASVGYQYDYRQHKKPSQAFIDKNISAINYHSVQLDTDNSSVYFNHPAVKIDLGGIAKGHAVKNCLTILKQAGIKHALVSAGGDTGLLGDRRGRPWYVGIKHPRADDKTAVQLPLSNEAISTSGDYERYFIEDGVRYHHIINPKTGDSARYVVSVSIIGKNPTYVDALSTAIFVKGLQQGMALINQLPEYEAIIIDNQQTLHFSEGLQQD; translated from the coding sequence ATGGGTAAATTTCGCTTATTAGTGGCTTTAATTTTGTTGTTCCCCCCTTTAGTTCAAGCTCAATGGCACCAAAAAAGCTTCCATGTTATGGGTACCCAAGCCCATGTTGAGTTCTGGTTAGCAGGCAGTCAAACCCAAGTAACTGCAGACAAGTTAATCAGTCAAGTTGAGCAAGAAATGCACCGTATTGATGAAGCCATGAGTCCCTATAAGAACACCAGTGAACTTAGCTTAGTTAATCGGCACGCGGGGATCGAAGCGGTGATCATTAGCAAAGAGTTATTTGAGTTACTGCAAGATGCTGATAAAATTGCTAAATTAACCAAAGGTACATTTGATATCACCTATGCCTCGGTCGGTTACCAATATGATTACCGGCAACACAAAAAACCCAGCCAAGCATTTATCGATAAAAATATCAGTGCCATTAATTATCATTCAGTACAACTAGATACTGATAACTCATCAGTTTATTTTAATCACCCAGCGGTTAAAATAGATTTAGGCGGCATCGCCAAAGGTCATGCAGTTAAAAACTGCCTTACAATACTTAAGCAAGCCGGTATTAAACACGCATTGGTGAGCGCTGGCGGTGATACCGGCCTACTGGGTGATAGACGCGGCAGACCCTGGTATGTTGGCATTAAACATCCAAGGGCAGATGATAAAACCGCAGTTCAGTTACCCCTTAGTAATGAAGCCATTTCAACCTCAGGTGATTACGAGCGCTACTTTATTGAAGATGGCGTGCGCTACCATCACATTATCAACCCTAAAACCGGTGATTCTGCCCGTTATGTGGTTAGCGTATCAATTATCGGCAAAAATCCCACCTACGTAGATGCGCTTTCAACCGCCATTTTTGTCAAAGGCTTACAACAAGGCATGGCACTGATCAATCAACTCCCCGAATACGAAGCTATCATTATTGACAATCAGCAAACGTTGCATTTTTCAGAAGGGCTACAGCAAGATTAG
- a CDS encoding general secretion pathway protein GspF, with protein sequence MSKPKHLHPDSPLLFADHRKPLTRREFISTGLCKGGAAVAGLSLFSLFANPNNANATLSPDLEALRDSCGISVQGAGKIPFISFDLAGGANIAGSNVLVGGAGGQQDFLSTAGYNKLGLPGDMAPSIANPNAGMSDFINTDLGLAFHSDSAFLRGILEKVSTDTASRINGAVIPNRSDNDTGNNPHNPMYAIAAAGANGSLMPLIGTRNTDSGGNSMSAANFIDLSKRPTKIDRPSDVTGLVDVGDLFSLLSQRDAVTVMESIQRVSAQKMAQVNTQVTRDDVIKDLVNCGYVKSADLADRFGDPSTLNPLLDPDIVGPSGIFNINEFDSESEFQKTASIMKLVVNGFSGAGTVTMGGFDYHTGDRATGELRDLRAGRCMGACLEYAARRNMPLMLYVFSDGSVASNGRIDDSQEGRGKGEWTGDNSSTGAAFFLVFNPAGKPQLMGANAEQMARKQQIGFMRTDASVDTASAPSANNVNLLVETVLLNYMALHGEQSQFNRVAPRQGLGNATMLDSLTAFQPIV encoded by the coding sequence ATGAGTAAACCTAAACACCTTCATCCAGATAGTCCTTTGCTGTTTGCCGATCACCGCAAGCCATTAACCCGACGTGAGTTTATTTCTACTGGTTTATGTAAAGGTGGCGCTGCGGTGGCTGGATTATCGTTATTTAGCTTATTTGCTAACCCTAATAACGCTAACGCGACATTATCACCAGATTTAGAAGCCCTAAGAGACTCCTGCGGCATTAGCGTCCAAGGTGCGGGTAAAATTCCATTTATTAGCTTTGACTTAGCTGGTGGCGCCAATATAGCGGGATCTAATGTGCTAGTGGGCGGAGCCGGTGGGCAACAAGATTTTTTATCGACAGCAGGGTATAACAAATTAGGGCTGCCTGGGGATATGGCACCGTCTATTGCCAACCCGAATGCAGGCATGTCTGATTTTATTAACACTGACTTAGGTTTGGCATTTCATTCTGACTCAGCCTTTTTACGAGGCATTCTTGAAAAAGTATCTACAGATACCGCATCAAGAATTAATGGTGCAGTTATTCCAAACCGATCTGATAACGACACCGGTAATAATCCACATAATCCTATGTATGCCATTGCTGCAGCAGGAGCAAATGGTTCGTTAATGCCGCTAATAGGCACGCGCAATACCGACTCGGGTGGCAATTCAATGTCAGCTGCTAACTTTATTGATCTGAGTAAACGACCAACGAAAATTGACCGTCCTTCAGATGTCACTGGATTGGTTGATGTAGGTGACTTGTTTAGCCTGTTATCTCAACGTGATGCGGTGACCGTAATGGAAAGTATTCAACGGGTTAGCGCGCAGAAAATGGCGCAGGTTAATACTCAAGTAACCCGTGACGATGTGATTAAAGATTTGGTTAATTGTGGTTATGTTAAAAGCGCTGATTTAGCGGATCGTTTTGGTGATCCGTCAACGTTAAACCCGTTACTTGACCCAGATATTGTTGGTCCAAGTGGTATTTTTAATATCAATGAGTTTGATTCAGAATCTGAGTTTCAAAAAACGGCTTCAATTATGAAACTGGTTGTGAATGGATTTTCGGGTGCGGGTACAGTCACCATGGGCGGTTTTGACTATCACACTGGCGATCGTGCCACCGGAGAATTAAGAGATTTGCGCGCAGGACGTTGTATGGGCGCCTGTTTAGAATATGCCGCCCGTCGCAATATGCCGTTAATGCTATATGTATTCAGTGATGGTTCGGTTGCCAGTAATGGCCGTATTGATGACTCACAGGAAGGTCGCGGTAAAGGCGAGTGGACGGGTGATAACTCATCAACAGGCGCGGCGTTTTTCTTAGTATTTAACCCTGCTGGCAAGCCGCAATTAATGGGTGCTAATGCAGAGCAAATGGCCAGAAAACAACAAATTGGTTTTATGCGAACCGATGCTTCTGTTGACACTGCATCAGCACCGTCGGCCAATAATGTTAACTTGCTAGTTGAAACCGTATTGCTTAACTATATGGCGTTACACGGTGAACAAAGCCAGTTTAATCGTGTCGCCCCAAGACAAGGTTTAGGTAATGCCACTATGTTGGATTCGTTGACCGCGTTTCAGCCTATCGTGTAG